Proteins encoded within one genomic window of Mesorhizobium sp. AR10:
- a CDS encoding branched-chain amino acid ABC transporter permease has product MTDALPAKPYALHLGVVALLFALSFVLPEYHHGLLARIMVLAVFAMGYNMLFGYVGLLSLGHAMFFAAGLYGAGLSVIHLGWNVPAAFAAGLACGALLALVIGLLALRTTGVAFMIVTMMFAQVFYLVILYFASWTGGDQGMVVPQPARVLSFGTTSLDLTNPTVRYMSALALFSIVLLVTLAIVRSRHGRVLVAIRENEERTKMLGYDTFSNKLAAVVLSGTICAASGAAYALLFGYVGSSFASVQYSILPLLWVLLGGAATTLGPLIGTLFMYYVVDVTSGFTSAYLLIVGIALILLVLFFPKGILGSIRQRWLGWLP; this is encoded by the coding sequence ATGACGGATGCTTTGCCGGCAAAGCCCTATGCGCTGCATCTCGGTGTTGTCGCCCTGCTCTTCGCCCTGAGCTTCGTCCTGCCGGAATATCATCACGGCCTGCTCGCCCGCATCATGGTGCTGGCGGTCTTCGCCATGGGCTACAACATGCTGTTCGGCTATGTCGGGCTGCTCAGCCTCGGCCATGCCATGTTCTTTGCCGCCGGGCTCTACGGTGCGGGCCTAAGCGTCATCCATCTCGGCTGGAATGTGCCGGCCGCTTTCGCCGCCGGGCTGGCCTGCGGCGCGCTTCTGGCGCTGGTGATCGGCCTGCTGGCGCTGCGCACCACCGGCGTCGCCTTCATGATCGTCACCATGATGTTTGCCCAGGTGTTCTATCTCGTCATCCTCTATTTCGCGTCATGGACCGGCGGCGACCAGGGCATGGTCGTGCCGCAGCCGGCGCGCGTGCTCAGCTTCGGCACGACATCGCTCGATCTCACCAACCCGACCGTGCGCTACATGAGCGCCTTGGCGCTGTTCTCGATCGTGCTGCTGGTCACGCTGGCCATTGTTCGTTCCAGGCACGGCCGCGTGCTGGTCGCCATCCGCGAGAACGAGGAGCGGACAAAAATGCTTGGCTACGACACGTTCTCCAACAAGCTCGCCGCGGTCGTCCTCTCCGGCACCATATGCGCGGCGTCGGGCGCTGCCTACGCGCTGCTGTTCGGCTATGTCGGCTCGAGCTTCGCCTCGGTGCAATATTCCATCCTGCCGCTGCTCTGGGTGCTGCTGGGCGGGGCCGCCACGACGCTTGGGCCGCTGATCGGCACGCTGTTCATGTACTATGTCGTCGACGTCACCAGCGGCTTCACCTCGGCCTATCTGCTGATTGTCGGCATTGCCCTCATCCTGCTGGTCTTGTTTTTCCCCAAGGGCATTCTGGGCAGCATTCGCCAGCGCTGGCTTGGGTGGCTGCCATGA
- a CDS encoding branched-chain amino acid ABC transporter permease → MHFGPHLLLAALEGLVTSAVLALTALGLSLVFGVMRVVNVAHGEFFMLGAVLAWAISTAISGHPALGFLAALVLAPLIVGAIALVAERLVLRRLNYNPEATIVATIGMLYIIQQLALTFYGPEARPVEPPFSYRILLPWFGYSGYKLSIIAASSFLLLATWFVLTRTKIGLVMRATQYDSETAQAFGIPVGRVYAGVFALGAMLAAVAAVLIVPISQAHYLMGQDPLLLSFIVVIIGGLGSLRGTVVAAVLIGLSDGIISVFFSPTLAKIIATMLVAMVLVFRPQGLFGTASR, encoded by the coding sequence ATGCACTTCGGACCACACCTCCTCCTCGCCGCCCTAGAAGGCCTCGTCACCTCCGCCGTGCTGGCGCTGACGGCGCTTGGCCTGTCGCTGGTGTTCGGCGTCATGCGCGTTGTCAACGTGGCGCATGGCGAGTTCTTCATGCTGGGCGCGGTGCTTGCCTGGGCGATCAGCACGGCGATATCAGGTCATCCGGCGCTTGGCTTCCTGGCGGCACTGGTGCTGGCGCCGCTGATCGTCGGCGCCATCGCCCTCGTCGCCGAGCGGCTGGTGCTGCGCCGGCTCAACTACAATCCCGAAGCCACCATCGTCGCCACCATCGGCATGCTCTACATTATCCAGCAGCTGGCGCTGACCTTCTACGGTCCGGAAGCGCGGCCCGTGGAGCCGCCCTTCAGCTACCGCATCCTTCTGCCGTGGTTCGGCTATTCCGGCTACAAGCTGTCGATCATCGCCGCATCCTCTTTTCTGCTGCTCGCGACATGGTTCGTGCTGACACGCACGAAGATCGGTCTCGTCATGCGCGCCACGCAATATGACAGCGAGACGGCGCAGGCCTTCGGCATTCCGGTCGGCCGGGTCTATGCCGGCGTCTTTGCGCTCGGCGCCATGCTGGCGGCGGTGGCTGCAGTGCTGATCGTGCCGATCAGCCAGGCACATTATCTGATGGGGCAGGACCCGCTGCTGCTGTCGTTCATCGTTGTCATCATCGGCGGGTTGGGTTCGCTGCGCGGCACCGTCGTTGCCGCCGTACTCATTGGCCTGTCCGACGGCATCATCTCGGTGTTCTTCTCGCCGACGCTGGCCAAGATCATCGCTACGATGCTGGTCGCCATGGTGCTGGTGTTTCGGCCGCAGGGCCTGTTCGGGACGGCATCGCGATGA
- a CDS encoding ABC transporter ATP-binding protein: MAETLVISGLDCFYGEVQVLYGLDLVLNKGEVLCLFGRNGAGKTTTLKAIMGLVPSSAGSIRLDGQELTGLPAHEVPKAGVAYVPQGRRLFAEMTVAENIEIGLMARGKGKATRENVLDLFPLLRQRLRQRSGTLSGGEQQMLAMARALCIEPQVLLLDEPTEGLMPSMIAKIRETVSKLRELGVSTILVEQRVDAVLSVADRVCFIENGRNRETVDVEELRADPSAVRRYVGVG, from the coding sequence ATGGCTGAGACGTTGGTAATCTCAGGGCTCGATTGCTTCTACGGTGAGGTCCAGGTTCTCTACGGCCTCGACCTCGTGCTGAACAAGGGCGAGGTGCTGTGCCTTTTCGGCCGCAACGGCGCCGGCAAGACGACGACGCTGAAGGCGATCATGGGCCTGGTTCCCTCAAGCGCTGGTTCGATCAGGCTCGATGGCCAGGAGCTGACCGGCCTGCCGGCGCACGAGGTGCCGAAGGCCGGCGTCGCTTACGTGCCGCAAGGCAGGCGGTTGTTTGCCGAGATGACGGTGGCGGAGAACATCGAGATCGGCCTGATGGCGCGCGGCAAGGGCAAGGCGACGCGCGAAAACGTGCTCGACCTCTTCCCGCTGCTGCGCCAGCGGCTCAGGCAGCGCTCCGGCACGCTGTCGGGCGGCGAACAGCAGATGCTGGCCATGGCGCGGGCGCTGTGCATCGAACCGCAGGTGCTTCTGCTCGACGAGCCGACCGAAGGCCTGATGCCGTCGATGATCGCCAAGATTCGCGAGACGGTGTCGAAGCTGCGCGAGCTGGGCGTCTCCACCATCCTCGTCGAGCAGCGCGTCGATGCCGTGCTGTCTGTCGCCGATCGCGTCTGCTTCATCGAGAACGGGCGCAACCGCGAGACGGTCGATGTCGAGGAGCTGCGCGCCGACCCCTCGGCCGTCCGCCGCTATGTCGGCGTCGGCTGA
- the pncB gene encoding nicotinate phosphoribosyltransferase: protein MAKTDIARRVYNHTWKLDPIVRSLLDTDFYKLLMLQMIWGMYPKVDTTFSLINRTTSVRLADEIDEGELRDQLDHARTLRFSKKEMIWLGGNNFYGRKQIFEPEFLAWLENFRLPEYELSKRDGQYELTFSGPWMYTTLWEIPALAIINELRSRAAMRAFGPFALDVLYARAKAKMWAKTERLKALPGIRISDFGTRRRHSFLWQRWCVEALKEGIGEAFTGTSNVLLAMDNDLEALGTNAHELPMVFAALANSEKELKQSPYKVLQDWQRYYGGNLLIVLPDAFGTASFLRDAPDWVADWTGFRPDSAPPIEGGEKIISWWREKGRDPKQKLLIFSDGLEVETIEETYRHFRGKVRMSFGWGTNLTNDFEGCAPTETNSLDAISLVCKVTEANGRPAVKLSDNPAKATGDLKEIERYLRIFGAKDRVEQLVKV from the coding sequence ATGGCAAAGACCGATATAGCGCGGCGTGTCTACAACCACACTTGGAAGCTCGACCCGATCGTCCGCAGTCTGCTCGACACCGATTTCTACAAGCTTTTGATGCTGCAGATGATCTGGGGCATGTACCCCAAGGTCGACACCACTTTCTCACTGATCAACCGCACCACCTCGGTCCGCCTCGCCGACGAGATCGACGAAGGCGAGCTGCGCGATCAGCTCGATCATGCCCGCACGCTGCGCTTCTCGAAGAAGGAGATGATCTGGCTGGGGGGTAACAATTTCTACGGCCGCAAGCAGATCTTCGAACCGGAATTCCTCGCCTGGCTCGAGAATTTCCGGTTGCCCGAATACGAGCTTTCCAAGCGCGATGGCCAGTATGAGCTCACCTTCAGCGGCCCGTGGATGTACACGACGCTGTGGGAGATTCCTGCGCTGGCAATTATCAATGAACTCCGATCTCGCGCCGCCATGCGGGCCTTCGGCCCCTTCGCGCTCGACGTGCTCTATGCCCGCGCCAAAGCCAAGATGTGGGCCAAGACCGAGCGGCTGAAGGCGCTGCCCGGCATCCGTATTTCCGACTTCGGCACGCGCCGCCGCCATTCTTTCCTGTGGCAGCGCTGGTGCGTCGAAGCGCTGAAGGAAGGCATCGGCGAGGCTTTTACCGGTACCTCCAATGTGCTGCTCGCCATGGACAACGACCTCGAAGCGCTCGGCACCAATGCGCATGAACTGCCGATGGTGTTTGCCGCACTCGCCAATTCGGAAAAGGAATTGAAACAGTCGCCATACAAGGTGCTGCAGGACTGGCAGCGCTACTATGGCGGCAATCTGCTGATCGTCCTGCCCGATGCCTTCGGCACCGCTTCGTTCCTGCGCGACGCGCCGGACTGGGTCGCCGACTGGACCGGCTTTCGCCCGGATAGCGCACCGCCGATCGAAGGCGGTGAGAAGATCATTTCCTGGTGGCGCGAAAAGGGCCGGGACCCCAAGCAGAAGCTGCTCATCTTCTCCGACGGGCTCGAAGTGGAGACCATCGAGGAAACCTACCGCCATTTCCGCGGCAAGGTGCGCATGTCCTTCGGCTGGGGCACCAATCTGACCAATGATTTCGAAGGCTGCGCGCCAACCGAAACCAACAGCCTCGACGCCATCTCGCTGGTCTGCAAGGTCACCGAGGCCAATGGAAGGCCGGCGGTCAAGCTGTCCGACAATCCGGCCAAGGCTACGGGGGATTTGAAGGAGATCGAGCGCTATCTGCGCATCTTCGGGGCCAAGGATCGCGTGGAGCAGCTGGTCAAGGTGTGA
- a CDS encoding ABC transporter ATP-binding protein, whose amino-acid sequence MMPLLTTKGLSRNFGGLRAVDGVDFALMPGEIRAVIGPNGAGKTTFVSLVSGRIQPSSGMIVFDGADITSLPAYARVRLGVAYTFQITSVFANLTAYDNVALPVQRTLTDGRSKGAVHAGVMAALERTGLADRAHMPAGQLSYGHQRLLEVAMGLALKPRLLILDEPTQGLADSEIDNFIELVREIAKSATVLLIEHNMPVVMQLADRITVFNAGKILAEGTPEHVRANAEVQDAYLGTTHG is encoded by the coding sequence ATGATGCCGCTGCTGACTACCAAAGGCCTGTCGCGCAATTTCGGCGGCCTGCGTGCCGTCGATGGGGTCGATTTCGCGCTGATGCCCGGCGAGATCCGCGCCGTCATCGGCCCCAACGGTGCCGGCAAGACCACCTTCGTCAGCCTGGTCAGCGGCCGCATCCAGCCGTCCTCCGGCATGATCGTCTTCGATGGCGCCGACATCACCAGTCTGCCGGCCTACGCCAGGGTTCGCCTCGGCGTCGCCTACACTTTTCAGATCACCAGTGTGTTTGCCAATCTCACCGCTTACGACAATGTGGCGCTGCCGGTGCAGCGCACGCTGACCGATGGCCGCTCGAAGGGCGCGGTGCACGCCGGCGTCATGGCGGCGCTCGAGCGCACCGGCCTCGCCGACCGCGCCCACATGCCGGCCGGACAGCTGTCCTATGGCCACCAGCGCCTGCTCGAAGTGGCGATGGGACTGGCGCTGAAACCGCGCCTGCTGATCCTCGACGAGCCGACGCAAGGGCTGGCCGACAGCGAGATCGACAATTTCATCGAACTCGTGCGCGAGATCGCCAAAAGCGCTACCGTGCTTCTGATCGAGCACAACATGCCGGTGGTCATGCAACTCGCCGACCGCATCACCGTTTTCAACGCCGGCAAAATTCTCGCCGAAGGAACACCCGAGCACGTTCGCGCCAACGCCGAGGTGCAGGACGCCTATCTGGGGACCACCCATGGCTGA
- a CDS encoding sodium:proton antiporter yields MAVATLFPGLALAAEAHELPGAAMSLWWALPFAGLLLSIATGPLLFHHVWEHHYGKISALWAALVVVPLALAFGMPAATEAVLHTLLTEYMSFIILLFALFTISGGILVVGNIHGTPAVNAGLLLVGAILASVIGTTGASMILIRPLIRANDNRPFNAHVVIFFIFLVSNIGGSLTPLGDPPLFVGFLRGVDFFWTTANLYQETLFVGGVVLAVFLAIDIILHRREGGAPQIKDPTPDTKVRIRGLPNIPLLAGVIGAILLSATWKPALSFSVLGVSLELQNIVRDAIILALAFLSLAVSRKSHREANGFNWGPISEVAKLFAGIFICIVPVIAILRAGHDGALAPLVALVTSPAGAPNDFAYFWLTGALSSFLDNAPTYLVFFELAGGDPQHLMTEAATTLVAISAGAVFMGANTYIGNAPNFMVYAIARHHGVRMPGFFGYMAWSGLVLIPTFLIAGFLFFG; encoded by the coding sequence ATGGCTGTTGCAACCCTGTTTCCAGGGCTGGCGCTCGCGGCGGAAGCTCATGAATTGCCGGGGGCCGCGATGTCCCTGTGGTGGGCGCTGCCTTTCGCCGGCTTGCTTTTGTCGATCGCCACCGGGCCTTTGCTGTTCCACCATGTCTGGGAGCATCACTACGGCAAGATATCAGCCCTTTGGGCCGCTTTGGTGGTCGTGCCGCTGGCACTCGCGTTCGGCATGCCTGCGGCCACCGAGGCGGTGCTACACACGCTGCTCACCGAATACATGTCGTTCATCATCCTCTTGTTTGCGCTGTTCACCATTTCGGGCGGCATCCTTGTTGTCGGCAACATCCACGGCACACCGGCGGTGAACGCCGGGCTGCTGCTGGTCGGGGCGATCCTTGCCTCGGTGATCGGCACGACCGGCGCCTCGATGATCCTGATCCGGCCGCTCATCCGCGCCAACGACAACCGGCCGTTCAATGCCCATGTCGTCATCTTCTTCATTTTCCTGGTGTCCAACATCGGTGGCTCGCTGACGCCACTCGGCGATCCGCCGCTGTTCGTCGGCTTCCTGCGCGGCGTCGACTTCTTCTGGACGACCGCGAACCTTTACCAGGAAACCCTGTTCGTCGGCGGCGTCGTGCTCGCCGTCTTCCTGGCCATCGACATCATCCTGCATCGCCGCGAGGGCGGCGCGCCGCAGATCAAGGATCCGACGCCCGATACGAAAGTGCGCATTCGCGGCCTGCCCAACATTCCGCTGCTGGCCGGCGTGATCGGCGCGATCCTGCTTTCGGCGACATGGAAACCTGCGCTCAGCTTTTCCGTCCTCGGCGTCAGTCTCGAGCTGCAGAACATAGTGCGCGACGCCATCATCCTGGCGCTTGCCTTCCTGTCGCTGGCCGTCTCGCGCAAGAGCCATCGCGAAGCGAATGGCTTCAACTGGGGGCCGATATCAGAAGTGGCAAAACTGTTCGCCGGCATCTTCATCTGCATCGTGCCGGTCATCGCCATCCTCAGGGCCGGCCACGATGGGGCACTGGCGCCGCTGGTCGCGCTTGTCACCTCGCCCGCAGGCGCGCCCAACGACTTCGCCTATTTCTGGCTGACCGGCGCTCTGTCATCGTTCCTCGACAATGCGCCGACCTATCTGGTGTTCTTCGAGCTCGCCGGCGGCGACCCGCAGCATCTGATGACGGAGGCCGCGACGACGCTGGTGGCGATCTCGGCAGGTGCTGTGTTCATGGGCGCCAACACCTATATCGGCAATGCACCGAATTTCATGGTTTACGCCATTGCCAGGCATCACGGCGTCAGGATGCCGGGCTTCTTCGGCTACATGGCGTGGTCGGGCCTGGTGCTGATCCCGACGTTCCTGATCGCCGGCTTTCTGTTCTTTGGCTGA
- a CDS encoding ABC transporter substrate-binding protein has product MTDKNGFFDLSKNALTRRTALKGLAAGAGLAVAPGFVRYSQAQSSAPIKIGFQSHRTGIGAAYGRWYEKTTAAAVKAINDAGGINGRPVEVIIEDDGTDPGRGAEVVGKFATQHKTDIVFGTLFSHVVIGSAPAAGEAKIPYFVVSEGHHVASTKLNRYVFQPGITDVKSQIQSMAPWIAANAGKKVTQIFPDFAFGYDHRDYLPPALKAQGADVIAQIAIPPTESSFTKYFPQIPAETEVIYHVMVGPAVLTFVKELGEFYGSNRPQLFGFIDSLEATDINSPGLEFLDGSHFWEGSPRYAQADDSAAQKAYRAAVGIDDNGAAVGDPKDVSTAAHMFGCWETLYVVKKAMEDAGYKGPEDRAKLVEATEALTEFAEGPEHPQGPKTFNGKIHQCFGIQNISKVEGGKLKVVHKTKIEDGLYEPEGDYTTQAL; this is encoded by the coding sequence GTGACTGACAAGAATGGGTTTTTCGATCTCTCCAAAAACGCTCTTACCCGCCGCACCGCACTGAAGGGTTTGGCTGCAGGCGCCGGCCTTGCCGTCGCCCCGGGCTTCGTCCGTTACAGCCAGGCGCAGAGTTCGGCGCCGATCAAGATCGGCTTCCAGTCGCACCGCACCGGCATCGGCGCCGCCTATGGCCGCTGGTACGAGAAGACCACCGCCGCAGCGGTGAAGGCGATCAACGACGCTGGCGGCATCAACGGCCGCCCGGTCGAAGTGATCATAGAGGATGACGGCACCGATCCCGGCCGTGGCGCCGAGGTGGTCGGCAAGTTTGCCACCCAGCACAAGACCGACATCGTCTTCGGCACGCTGTTCTCGCATGTCGTCATCGGCTCGGCGCCGGCCGCCGGCGAGGCCAAGATTCCCTATTTCGTTGTCAGCGAAGGCCACCACGTCGCCTCGACCAAGCTCAACCGCTACGTCTTCCAGCCCGGCATTACCGACGTGAAGAGCCAGATCCAGTCGATGGCGCCGTGGATTGCGGCCAATGCCGGCAAGAAGGTGACGCAGATCTTCCCCGATTTCGCCTTCGGCTACGACCATCGCGACTACCTGCCGCCGGCGCTGAAGGCGCAAGGCGCCGACGTCATCGCCCAGATTGCCATCCCGCCGACGGAATCGTCCTTCACCAAATACTTCCCGCAGATACCGGCCGAAACCGAGGTCATCTACCACGTCATGGTTGGCCCGGCTGTGCTCACCTTCGTCAAGGAACTCGGCGAATTCTACGGCTCCAACCGCCCGCAGCTGTTCGGCTTCATCGATTCGCTCGAAGCCACCGACATCAACAGCCCCGGCCTCGAATTCCTCGATGGCAGCCATTTCTGGGAAGGCTCGCCACGCTATGCGCAGGCCGATGATAGTGCTGCGCAAAAAGCCTATCGCGCCGCCGTCGGGATCGACGACAATGGCGCTGCCGTCGGCGATCCCAAGGACGTCTCCACCGCCGCCCACATGTTCGGCTGCTGGGAAACGCTCTACGTCGTCAAGAAGGCGATGGAGGATGCCGGCTACAAGGGGCCGGAAGACCGCGCCAAGCTGGTCGAGGCGACCGAGGCCCTGACCGAGTTCGCCGAAGGGCCGGAGCATCCGCAGGGACCAAAAACCTTCAACGGCAAGATCCACCAGTGCTTCGGCATCCAGAACATCTCCAAGGTCGAAGGCGGCAAGTTAAAGGTCGTCCACAAGACCAAGATCGAGGACGGGCTCTACGAGCCGGAAGGGGATTATACGACGCAGGCGCTGTGA
- the pncA gene encoding bifunctional nicotinamidase/pyrazinamidase: MAVEALVVIDLQNDFCPGGALAVAGGDEIVPLVNDLIRRTEHVVLTQDWHPAGHSSFASSHPGKQPFESIDMPYGQQTLWPDHCIQGSLGSDFHSGLAWTKAELVIRKGFRPAIDSYSAFFENDRTTPTGLAGYLKERGIDSVTLVGLATDYCVAFSALDAVTHGFQTTVRLDACRGIDLNGSVEAMLKRMRDAGVTLEEHAPD; encoded by the coding sequence ATGGCCGTCGAAGCGCTTGTTGTCATCGACCTGCAGAACGATTTTTGTCCCGGCGGCGCGCTGGCGGTGGCCGGCGGCGACGAGATCGTGCCGCTGGTCAACGACCTGATCCGGCGGACGGAGCATGTCGTGCTGACGCAGGACTGGCACCCCGCCGGCCATTCAAGCTTTGCCTCGAGTCATCCCGGCAAGCAGCCCTTCGAATCGATCGACATGCCTTATGGCCAGCAGACTTTGTGGCCGGACCATTGCATCCAGGGCAGCCTGGGTTCGGATTTCCACTCGGGCCTGGCCTGGACCAAGGCCGAACTGGTGATCCGCAAGGGCTTCCGTCCGGCGATCGACAGCTATTCGGCCTTCTTCGAGAACGATCGCACGACGCCGACCGGCCTTGCCGGCTATCTCAAGGAACGCGGCATCGATAGTGTGACCCTGGTCGGGCTGGCAACCGACTACTGCGTCGCCTTTTCGGCGCTCGACGCGGTGACGCACGGCTTCCAGACAACAGTGCGGCTCGACGCCTGCCGCGGTATCGATCTCAACGGCTCGGTCGAAGCGATGCTAAAGCGGATGCGCGATGCCGGCGTGACGCTCGAAGAACACGCGCCGGACTGA
- the gcvA gene encoding transcriptional regulator GcvA, with product MAKRLPPLNPLRAFEATARHASLTKAAAELNVTHGAISHQIKALEQSLGVKLFERTGQRVKLTPHGAELLPAVSTAFDGIAAATQRMTRPASAGTLSVSCVPALLLLWMTPRLGSFMAQYPDIRLTLIPSNDPKDIRAPQIDVCVHYGDGSWSDCWMRKWSGLELFPVVSPTLINNRPIRTVRDLADHVFLHGDDGREWHTWLAAADGLDLERGRRHHLGDARMSTEAAVHGHGVALGDSVTASALLARGLLVAPFSLSVPAVDDFYVVCRNEMKSTPIVQLFIDWLFAEKEQADSRADAPVAGRIGIRRKRPALRVIGAKSPS from the coding sequence ATGGCCAAGCGTCTGCCCCCCTTGAATCCGCTGCGCGCCTTCGAGGCGACGGCGCGCCACGCCTCGCTGACCAAGGCGGCGGCCGAGCTGAACGTCACCCATGGCGCCATCAGCCACCAGATCAAGGCGCTCGAACAATCGCTTGGCGTCAAGCTGTTCGAACGCACCGGTCAGCGGGTAAAGCTCACACCGCACGGCGCCGAACTGCTGCCGGCGGTGTCGACCGCCTTCGACGGCATCGCCGCCGCCACGCAGCGCATGACAAGGCCGGCCAGCGCCGGCACGCTCTCGGTCTCCTGCGTGCCGGCCCTGCTGCTGCTGTGGATGACGCCACGACTGGGCAGTTTCATGGCGCAATATCCCGACATCAGGCTGACGCTGATCCCCTCCAACGACCCCAAGGACATCCGCGCGCCGCAGATCGATGTCTGTGTGCATTATGGCGACGGCAGTTGGAGCGATTGCTGGATGCGCAAATGGTCGGGCCTCGAACTGTTCCCGGTGGTCAGCCCGACGCTGATCAACAACCGTCCGATCCGCACCGTCCGCGATCTCGCCGATCATGTCTTCCTGCATGGCGATGATGGCCGCGAGTGGCATACCTGGCTGGCGGCGGCTGACGGGCTGGATCTGGAACGCGGCCGCCGCCACCATCTCGGCGACGCGCGCATGTCGACGGAAGCCGCGGTTCATGGCCATGGCGTGGCGCTCGGCGATTCAGTGACGGCGAGCGCGCTCCTCGCCAGGGGGTTGCTTGTTGCGCCGTTCAGCCTGTCGGTGCCGGCGGTCGACGATTTCTATGTCGTCTGCCGCAACGAGATGAAGTCGACGCCGATCGTGCAACTGTTCATCGACTGGCTGTTTGCCGAGAAGGAGCAGGCCGACAGCCGCGCCGACGCGCCGGTGGCGGGCCGCATCGGCATTCGCCGGAAGCGCCCGGCGCTGCGCGTGATCGGCGCCAAGTCCCCGTCCTGA
- the speB gene encoding agmatinase gives MGYDRGKLEALRRKYGESHGGEMFDPKFRRVADKIFSKSGTRLAPYSGIPTFLAAPYREIAADNPDFGDLQVAIIGVPMDLGVTNRPGSRFGPRALRAIERIGPYNHVLECAPTHELRVADIGDVPFQSRYRLETSHDDIERRTNQIVDAGVIPLSVGGDHSISHPILKAVGKKAPVGMIHIDAHCDTSGLFDMTKFHHGGPFRNAVLDGVLDPSRTIQIGIRGSAEYLWEFTYESGMTVVHAEEVTGLGIPAIIEKARKIVGDGPTYISFDVDSVDPAFAPGTGTPEIGGLTTREVLELLRGLKGLNIVGGDVVEVAPQYDATTNTAHVGAQVLFEILSLMVFSPAITGKGA, from the coding sequence ATGGGTTACGATCGCGGCAAGCTCGAAGCGTTGCGTCGCAAATATGGCGAAAGCCATGGCGGCGAAATGTTCGACCCGAAATTCAGGCGCGTCGCCGACAAGATCTTTTCCAAGAGCGGCACCAGGCTGGCGCCCTATTCCGGCATCCCGACCTTCCTCGCCGCTCCCTACCGCGAAATCGCCGCCGACAATCCGGATTTCGGCGATCTGCAGGTGGCGATCATCGGCGTGCCGATGGATCTCGGCGTCACCAACCGGCCGGGCTCCCGCTTCGGGCCAAGGGCGCTGCGCGCCATCGAGCGCATCGGCCCCTACAACCATGTTCTGGAATGCGCACCGACGCATGAGCTTCGGGTGGCCGATATCGGCGACGTGCCGTTCCAGAGCCGCTACCGGCTGGAGACCAGCCATGACGACATAGAGCGCCGCACCAACCAGATCGTCGATGCCGGCGTGATTCCGTTGTCAGTCGGCGGCGATCATTCGATCAGTCATCCGATCCTGAAGGCGGTCGGCAAAAAGGCGCCGGTCGGCATGATCCATATCGATGCCCACTGCGACACCAGCGGCCTGTTCGACATGACCAAGTTCCACCATGGCGGGCCGTTCCGCAACGCGGTGCTGGACGGCGTGCTCGACCCGTCGCGCACAATCCAGATCGGCATTCGCGGCTCGGCCGAGTATCTGTGGGAGTTCACCTACGAATCCGGCATGACCGTGGTGCATGCCGAAGAGGTGACCGGCCTCGGCATTCCCGCCATCATCGAGAAGGCGCGCAAAATCGTCGGCGACGGCCCGACCTACATCTCCTTCGACGTCGACAGCGTCGATCCGGCCTTCGCGCCGGGCACCGGCACGCCTGAGATCGGCGGGTTGACGACCCGCGAGGTGCTCGAACTGCTGCGCGGCCTCAAGGGCCTCAACATCGTCGGCGGCGACGTCGTCGAGGTGGCGCCGCAATATGACGCGACCACCAACACCGCGCATGTCGGCGCGCAGGTTCTGTTCGAGATCCTGAGCCTGATGGTTTTCAGCCCGGCGATCACCGGCAAGGGAGCCTGA